From Pseudomonas sp. stari2:
GACAGTGCCGGCGGTGCTTGCCCATGGGCACACGCCCAGCTTGCGATTGCTCGCTCCGGGGTGCCAGTTGTGATAGCGCGGATCCTGTACAGCGAATGCGCCCTGGCCGGTGGTGCTGCCAGCGATGACAGTGCCGGCGGATCGATCGAATGGGGTGACCAGGTATTTGCCGAATCCGTCTCCCGGCCGACGTGGATCCGCCACGCTGAATGTTCCTTGCCCGGGCGACTTCACGCCGATGAGCGCGCCGCTGGTCTCGTTCCAGCGGCGGACGCCGTATTGCTGGTATTGCAGGGCGCCGGCCTTGGCGCGTGGATCGGCTACTGAAAACGCGCCGTTGGTGGGGCTGCTGCGTCCGGCTACGGTACCGGCAGTATCACGCCACTCGTGCACGCCCAGATACCCTGCGCGGTATTCAGGCACGATCACCAGGTCGCGTAGGTAGCCATCCTCAATCACCAGATCGTTGAGGCTGCGCCAGTCTTTGCCAGCTTGTACCAAGGCGAGACGAACCCACGTCTTCCATTGCAATGCTGGAACCCGGTGCATTGGTCCGGCAGCTTCGATATCGCCGGCGAGTGGCATGCGGCCCAGAATTGAACCGACAGACTGCAGCGTCTTTTTTTCGGGTTCGTAGAGGAACGGTGGCACTTTCTCGACGTGGCGAGCCACCAGCAAAAAGCGCTTGCGGCTCTGCGCCAAACCGCCAATGACACCGCAATCGTGTGTGGTTTCTGCTACGGCGTAACCGTAGTGATTGAGCAGCTTGTTGATCTGGTCGAGTAGGTGTCGGCCACGAGTGGCCAGACGCGGCACATTCTCGAACACGATCAGAGAAGCCGGGTCGTCCTTCCAAGCTTCGCACATCAGCCAGATGCAGCGCAGTGTCAGTTCGTTCAGCGCCTGGTACTTCGGCGTGAGGCTCATTGTTTCGGACAGTAGGCCAGAGGCGCCTTTGCATGGGCTGGAAATGAACACTGCGTCGGGGCGTTCATTGTTCGCGGCGCGCCGAAGGTCGTCGGCGCTCGCTTCCCTCCAGCCTGCGGGCGGCTCTTTAGCGTGGAAGCGGGTGTACTGATCGCGGGTGAACAGATCCATCAACGTGCCAGGAACGCCGGACAGTCGCTCGAAGTCTCGGAGGCCGGCCGGATCTACATCTACGCCACCGATGCATCGCCACTCGGCTTGGATGTGTCCTACGACGGGTTTCGCACGGTTGAACCCTTTTGCGCCACCGCCCAGGCCACAGCACATATGGAAGTGCTTGAGAACGCGCTTAAGCATTGGCGTTCTCCTCACAAGTGGTCGCATACCCCACAACAGGCTGCGCGGGCGGGCGATTCGGAGCGATTAGCGTTGCATTGGGTGTGGCTGCCTCGCGCAGCCTTTCGTGGGGTATAAGCGCCTCGGTGGTGCTGCTGGAAGGAGCAATAATGCCTGCTGCTGCGCAGCAGAGGCTGTTTGTTTCTAGTGTGTCGACGCTGGCTTCCTCGCGGAGCAAAGCGGTCGGGGATTGGGTGTTGTGCTGGTCCTTTTGCATGCCGCTTTCCTCCGAGGTTCGATTGCGCGTTGGTCCATCAGCCGCTGGTGAGGCGTGAGCCGGGTTGCTGTGTGTGTGGGATTGGGAATTGGCCTGGCTCATGCGGCGCTCTCCTGATCTGCCGGCTCCAGCAGCGCAGCGATGGCGAGCGCCTGGTCGCGCAGGGCGCGGGTTTCGCGTTCGAGTTTTTTGCCGGTGCGGAATGCGGCGAATGTCTCGGCTGCGATCCGCAGTTTTTCAGCAATCTCCAGCAGGGTGATCCGTGCAGGTTCTCCAAGCTGCGCGGCCTCTAAGGCGCGTTTGTAAAAGTCGTAGAGTTGCTCGTGTTTGCTTTGAACCTGCTTGAGCGATAGCGTGAGGTTGCGGATCTCTTCGGATTTGTCAGCGCTCTGAACGGCTATGCCTTCGCTGTAGCCTTCTGCATAGCCCTCGGTGAGGCCGTTGCTGAAACCGTTACGGTAGGCGAGCCAGTAAATGCCGGCGGTCATAAGGACTATTGCTAACAGCGCGCAGATTTGAATTGCGGTCATGTGGTGTGCTCCTGGTGATGTTATTGGCTGGTGGTGGCAGCCGTTCGGTTTGTGGTTGTTACTCGTTGGTGTCGTCCTGCTGTCGCTGCATGTCTTCGTCGGCCTTGTAGGCGCGGATGTCGATCAGTGAGGCGACGTGGCGGATGTGGGCGTACTTCGGTGCTTTGCGGCTGGTGTCCAGCGTGGTGATGGGGAGCTGGATGCGGCCGCTGCTGATCTCGGCGACGAAGGATTGCTCGTTGAGATTGCGGAAGTACTGCTCGCGCACTTTGTCCAGCGGGATCAGGACGTCGCCGAAGATGCGGTAGAGCAGTTCGACGGTGGCTGACTCCGGTGCCGGGTGCAGGCGCAGCGGGTTTTGGGCTGTGTTACTCATGGCTTTGTTGAGCCTCCTTGCGTTGTTTTCGGGCCGGGTGGTTCCAGGCGTTCAGGCAGTGCCGTTTGGTGAGCTCGCGCAGATGTTCGGGCACTTCGAGGAGCGCGGCGCTGCGCTCCTCTCGTGTCCGCATGGCGATGATCTGGCGGGCGTATTCCCTAGGCCACGTCACGGTTGTCTGCCGGAGTGGCAGGCAGGTCGATGCCCAGCTGTTCGGCCAGCCAGTGGATGCCGGGTTGTTTCACCCTGGTCGACTGGCTGTACTGCATGCCGAGCTGGTCGTGGTACCACTGGCCGTCCTTGATGCGCATGTAGTCGCGGTCACGGTTGGGGTAGGCCGGTAGGTTCTTCTCATTGAGCAGGCCTTTTTCCCGCATGCGGGCGATGAGCTTTGGCCGGGTGAGGCCGAGTTGGGTTGCGGCTTGGGCGAGGGTGCGTTCCATGGCGTTCCCCCTCATGCCGCATGCGCGGCTGGGGTGGCCGCTGCGGCGAGGTGGTTGATGGACTCGGTTACCTTGCCGTAGATCTCGACATCAGTGCCGTACGCGGTGAAGCACCGGGTGTGCGGGCTTTTGTTGCCAATGCTCAGAATGGTGGTGACACCTGAGCGCGATTGAGTGCGGTGCAGCGCGACATGAAGGGGATAATCGAAGCCCATGTCGAGGCTCAGCACGCCGCCGGTGCGTACCAGCTCGAACACGCGCTGCTTGTCGGAGACTTCGAAGCGGCCGTATTCGCGGCTGGCGTGCGGGCGGTGCACCAGATCTGTGGTGTTGCTCGCGTCGAACGGGCCATTGGCGATTTCTTCGATAAAGTCGGCCAGCTTGAGGTGCGTTTTCTTGTCGTTCTGCAGGGTCAGCGTGTGGCGTTCGCTGCCCAGCTCGACGACGAAGGTGCTCTCCGTTGTGCCGCGTTCGACCTTGAGCCGGAACGCCAGGCACTCACGCTTGGGCGCTGTCCGGAGGACGTGGTTGAAGGTCTCGGTCAGGTTGACCTGGGCGTTGAGCAACTGCAGCGTGCGGTTGTCGATTTTGTACTTGATCATGCTGCATGCCCTCCGCCGTTCGGATCGAATGGGGTAGGGGTGCTGCGAGCTTGCTGCTTCGGTTTGGTGGTGACAAACGAGCAGCCGCTCTCGCGGGCCAGGCGGCGGATCTCGAAGATTCGGAAGGGGTCAGCAGCGGCCGGATGGACGTGCAGGGTTGCTGTGGTGTGCATGGTTTTGCCTCGCTCTGTGGTGGGAGAGTGAAGCAAATATCAACTGATGGTTGATCAATGTCAACCTGTGGTTGTTTTTATCCGTGCCGATGTGTGCTCGGGCACTGATTCAATGAGAACCAATGACATCCTCCATTCAAAACGCTAGCATTGAGCCATTATTCGGTGATGGGCGGCTTATTTAGATTTGATTAACCTAAACGAATAGTATTTAAGATAAATAATCAGGGCTGATATGTATAAAATAACGGAAGTAAAAATATCTGGCTTTTGGGGTAGTTATACAGCGCAGTTAAAATTTGGTAATGATGTAAACATAGTTATCGGAAAGAATGGTACCGGTAAAACTACGTTTATGAATATCCTGAGCGCTATTTTAACCGTAGACTCAGTCGGTCTGGATGAAAATGACTTTACTGAAGTTGTGATCAAGCTTAAAGATCGCTCAAAAATAAAAACAATAAAGGTAACAAAAACGTTAAATGGACCTTTTACCGTGGTCCATTATGCAATCTCTAGAGTGACGCATAGTTTTCCGCTCTTGTTGGGAGATGAGGCTCGCTTCAATTCTTTGGCGCGTCGTCGTGCTATAGAAGCTGTCTCTGAAGTAAAGGCAAGTATGGGAGAGTTTGTGTCAATTGCTTCGCTTTCCGTTTATCGGTTTAGGGCTGGAGCGGAGCAGGAGATACGAGAGAGAAGTAGACGGCTGTTGGGACCTGTAGATTTGCATTTAGATAGGTTGCTGCAAGGTCTCACTAGCTATCAGTTGGAGTTGTCGCAAGCAGCGAGAAATATTTCTCTGGAACTCCAGCGAGATGTACTTACGTCTTTGCTATATAGGGCTGGCGATACAAACAAAGCGGGCTATGCATTAGATTTTGATGAAGAGCGCGAGAGAAAAGACCTTGTGTCTGTTTATAAGAATCTAGGGATTTTTGATCAGGAAGTTAATAAGCGAATTCAGGATCACCTTGCGGCAGTTAAAGGTTCAGTAACAGCTATAAAAAAAACTCGAACGGAAAAATTGCCTGATTGGCAGGATATCGATTTCGAGCCACTTGAAGCTGCTCAAAGAGCTCATAGTATTTTCAAAATGTCATTAAAGGCAGAAGAAAAGACAAAGAAAATTTTTAGTCATGCTGATAGTTTCTTAGAGTTGCTTGGAAAGTTTGTAGATGGGAAGCGATTTAAGTTTGATAATGTTGGGCGGTTTGTAGTTGAAAAAATCGGATTGTCTAAAAGTACTATTGTAGAAAGTATTCCAGTAGAGAAGCTTTCCTCCGGAGAAAAGCAGCTAATAATTTTATTTGTTGAGGCTCTTCTCCAAAGGCAGCAGCCTTATGTATTCTTGGCTGACGAGCCGGAGATATCCCTCCACATTGCGTGGCAGCGGAACATCATCCCCGCTATCAGGCTTTTGAATCCCAATGCCCAGATAATCGTCGCTACGCATTCTCCTGAGGTCGCCGGGAAGTTCAGATCTAACACCATTGATATGGAGGATATGCTTCATGTCGATGCTTGAGTATTCAAGTGAGGCAATTAATGCCTTAAGCATTTTCATGCGAAGTGACTTTGTATTATTTGTTGAGGGGGATGATGATGTTTTGTTTTGGGAAACTATGTTCTCAGAATGTGCTAGCAATATTACCTTGGATATAAGACCTGTAGGTGGGGTTAATGATCTTGATCGGTATGTAAATGGTGTAGTTGCCGGTAATCTTCAATGTCTTGTTGCACGCGATTCTGACTATGCTCGAATTGTTGGGCGATTGCCCGAACATCCAAAAATATTATATACATATGGTTATTCTATCGAGAATACCTTGTATTCCGCTGGATTGATCGCAGAGGTGATTTACTTGTGGAGTAGGAAGGGAGTGGATCATTACTCCACAGTTGTAGAGTGGCTTGAAGGCTTCGTTAGTGGAGTTAGGCCACTTTTTGTGTGCGATATATTAAATTTTATGCACAATTTATCCGTGGATACGGGGGCGGGACATTGTCAAAAATTCATGGCGGGTAAATATTCTGAAGTAGTTGATGCGCAGAAAGTTCTTGATCACGTCCGGGATCTTGCTGCCTCTCATGCTGGGCTAGCTTTGGAGTCCAATGATATTTTGCCAGTGGAACATATATCACTGGCTAGAGTTATTAGAGGGCATTTTTTACAGTCGGGTGTGTTGCGTTATATAAATCGAAAGCTTAAATCTTTAGGGCGTAATACGAGCGTTTCTCAAGATGCGCTTTATGCACATGCTATTCAATACTTGAGAACTGGATTCTCTTGGGAAGATGAGGAGGGTGAGTTTTATAGAAGCAAAATAGTGGAGGCAATAAGTTAGCTACTCTGGTAGAAAAGATCCAACGATTTTTCCGCAGATGTGAGTTTCCTCCGTAATATCGATGATTGGATATTGCGGATTGATCGGTCTCAAATATTGTCGGCCTGCATCCTCCACCAAGACTTTGAAGGTAACCTCGTTAGTGCGAGGAACTCTCGCTATTACTCGGTCACCTGTTTTGGCCTCTGCCTCTGGATCAACAAAAATGATGCATCCCGTGGGATAGCTACGACCAGGTCCAGGATTGGTCATGGAGTCTCCTAGTACCTTCAATGCGTATCCATGATTACTGATTGCTACAGGGCATGAAAGCCAAGACTCTGGATCGTAAGCCTCAAAGTTCGAGGTCGCCTCACACCATGCCCCAGCTTGCACCCATGAAATCAAAGGTACTTTTCCAAAACGCTGATTGATTCTGCTGATATTGCTCTCGTCGCTTATGGGCAACTGATGAGAATCGCTACCGCCATTCTGTTCTTTCGGCAGGACTCCATATTCCAGCCATTCCCTGCGTACATTAAGCCAATTGCAAATTGCGGCCATGCTGTCAGCCTCGGGCATGGCTTCTCCGTTTAGCCATTTACTGATCGCCTGGGTTGTCTTATCCACTCCCGAGTTCTTCAGCTGACGATGAATGTCCACTCCACGACCACGGGCGCGTACGCCGGCATCGTCGAGAGCTTCATGTAAGCGCTCGCTGAAAGCTGCGCGGATAGAGTTTTTATCAACCATGGGTTGAGAGTCTCACAAAGGTTACGCAATAGTCAGTTGATCTGTAACATCAACCGTAAGTTGATAAATGGAGATTGTCATGTTGGACCCCGCAGATTTTCCGAGCGCGATTGCGTTTGCTTTTGAAGCAGTAGGTGGCATTGGGGCCGCCGCCAAGGTATGCAGTCGAAGCTATCAAGCTCTGAACAAATGGCGTCAGGCTGGCTGCCTACCGCGAACGGATTACACCGGTGAAACCAAATACGCTGAGCTTTTGGCTAGTGCCGCAGAGCGGAACGGCAATGCCTTTCAAACTGCTTGGCTGTTGAACGCATCGGCTCCTCAGAAAGCTGCAGCGTAGATAGAAAAAAGGCGACCCAAGGGCCGCCCAGTTCCTCCCGACACGCACCACCACAGCGCTGTCGGGTCGCGATAAAGAAAGGCGGGCACACCACATGCATCTACCTCTCTTTATCGCGCTTTTCCAAGGCTCGGAAGCCTTGGTGTTGCTGCCTTTTCCACCACAGATTGGGCAGCTGTTGCGCCAGGGGTGAGCAACGGATTGCTCGCCCCGGCACGGTGCCGGTGTCGATCCCGAAGATCTAGCCGGCGTTTGGGCCCTTTCAAGCCACGCGGCAAATGTATCACCACTGCATGTCGCGCGGCACTGGCAACTTACAAG
This genomic window contains:
- a CDS encoding AAA family ATPase, with the translated sequence MYKITEVKISGFWGSYTAQLKFGNDVNIVIGKNGTGKTTFMNILSAILTVDSVGLDENDFTEVVIKLKDRSKIKTIKVTKTLNGPFTVVHYAISRVTHSFPLLLGDEARFNSLARRRAIEAVSEVKASMGEFVSIASLSVYRFRAGAEQEIRERSRRLLGPVDLHLDRLLQGLTSYQLELSQAARNISLELQRDVLTSLLYRAGDTNKAGYALDFDEERERKDLVSVYKNLGIFDQEVNKRIQDHLAAVKGSVTAIKKTRTEKLPDWQDIDFEPLEAAQRAHSIFKMSLKAEEKTKKIFSHADSFLELLGKFVDGKRFKFDNVGRFVVEKIGLSKSTIVESIPVEKLSSGEKQLIILFVEALLQRQQPYVFLADEPEISLHIAWQRNIIPAIRLLNPNAQIIVATHSPEVAGKFRSNTIDMEDMLHVDA
- a CDS encoding DNA cytosine methyltransferase, yielding MLKRVLKHFHMCCGLGGGAKGFNRAKPVVGHIQAEWRCIGGVDVDPAGLRDFERLSGVPGTLMDLFTRDQYTRFHAKEPPAGWREASADDLRRAANNERPDAVFISSPCKGASGLLSETMSLTPKYQALNELTLRCIWLMCEAWKDDPASLIVFENVPRLATRGRHLLDQINKLLNHYGYAVAETTHDCGVIGGLAQSRKRFLLVARHVEKVPPFLYEPEKKTLQSVGSILGRMPLAGDIEAAGPMHRVPALQWKTWVRLALVQAGKDWRSLNDLVIEDGYLRDLVIVPEYRAGYLGVHEWRDTAGTVAGRSSPTNGAFSVADPRAKAGALQYQQYGVRRWNETSGALIGVKSPGQGTFSVADPRRPGDGFGKYLVTPFDRSAGTVIAGSTTGQGAFAVQDPRYHNWHPGASNRKLGVCPWASTAGTVTGSQQVASGALSIADPRPGMKRQKGDAYLTGGHYGVVGWGDQAGAVSASARQDNGRWSVADPRMPAADDRLTCVIESLDGTWHRPFTTLELAALQSLVDPEEQFELDGLSDQAWRERIGNAVPPAAAEAIAQVMGTTLLLAEAGETFMLNSVPIWVKPVATALSVAQRNGEMEAAA
- a CDS encoding pyocin activator PrtN family protein, whose amino-acid sequence is MSNTAQNPLRLHPAPESATVELLYRIFGDVLIPLDKVREQYFRNLNEQSFVAEISSGRIQLPITTLDTSRKAPKYAHIRHVASLIDIRAYKADEDMQRQQDDTNE
- a CDS encoding DUF4435 domain-containing protein, with amino-acid sequence MSMLEYSSEAINALSIFMRSDFVLFVEGDDDVLFWETMFSECASNITLDIRPVGGVNDLDRYVNGVVAGNLQCLVARDSDYARIVGRLPEHPKILYTYGYSIENTLYSAGLIAEVIYLWSRKGVDHYSTVVEWLEGFVSGVRPLFVCDILNFMHNLSVDTGAGHCQKFMAGKYSEVVDAQKVLDHVRDLAASHAGLALESNDILPVEHISLARVIRGHFLQSGVLRYINRKLKSLGRNTSVSQDALYAHAIQYLRTGFSWEDEEGEFYRSKIVEAIS
- a CDS encoding phage antirepressor KilAC domain-containing protein translates to MERTLAQAATQLGLTRPKLIARMREKGLLNEKNLPAYPNRDRDYMRIKDGQWYHDQLGMQYSQSTRVKQPGIHWLAEQLGIDLPATPADNRDVA
- a CDS encoding S24 family peptidase, which produces MVDKNSIRAAFSERLHEALDDAGVRARGRGVDIHRQLKNSGVDKTTQAISKWLNGEAMPEADSMAAICNWLNVRREWLEYGVLPKEQNGGSDSHQLPISDESNISRINQRFGKVPLISWVQAGAWCEATSNFEAYDPESWLSCPVAISNHGYALKVLGDSMTNPGPGRSYPTGCIIFVDPEAEAKTGDRVIARVPRTNEVTFKVLVEDAGRQYLRPINPQYPIIDITEETHICGKIVGSFLPE